Below is a window of Oscillatoria salina IIICB1 DNA.
CTAGCATTAGGAGCATGGTTAACCGGAACCACCTTTGTAACCTCGTGGTATACCCACGGACTGGCATCATCTTATTTAGAAGGCTGTAACTTCCTAACCGTAGCAGTCAGTACCCCCCCAGACAGCATGGGTCACTCATTGCTGTTCTTGTGGGGTCCAGAAGCAGGTTGGGATTTCACCCGTTGGTGTCAAATCGGCGGTTTGTGGACATTCACAGCCTTACACGGAGCCTTCGGACTGATTGGCTTTATGCTGCGTCAGTTTGAAATCGCCCGCTTGATCGGAGTACGTCCTTATAACGCGATCGCCTTTAGCGCACCAATCGCCGTCTTCGTTGCGGTTTTCTTAATGTACCCCTTGGGACAATCATCTTGGTTCTTCGCTCCCAGCTTTGGAGTAGCCGGAATCTTCCGTTTCATTCTCTTCTTCCAAGGGTTCCATAACTGGACATTGAACCCCTTCCACATGATGGGAGTAGCTGGGGTACTTGGTGGAGCGCTGTTGTGTGCAATTCACGGAGCCACCGTCGAAAACACCTTATTTGAAGACGGAGACTCCTCCAACACCTTCCGAGCCTTCAACCCCACCCAAGCTGAAGAAACCTATAGTATGGTGACAGCGAACCGTTTTTGGTCGCAAATCTTCGGCATTGCCTTCTCCAACAAGCGTTGGTTACACTTCTTCATGTTATTTGTACCAGTAACCGGCTTGTGGATGAGCGCTGTCGGCGTAGTTGGTTTAGCCGTCAACCTACGTGCTTATGACTTCGTCTCTCAGGAAATCCGCGCGGCGGAAGACCCAGAATTCGAGACATTCTACACCAAAAACATTTTATTAAACGAAGGTCTGCGTGCTTGGATGGCACCTCAAGACCAACCCCACGAACACTTTGAATTCCCAGANAAGAAGTTCTACCTCGCGGTAACGCTCTGTAAACAACAAAGTGTGTTAAGAAAAACCTCCGCCAATTGGTGGAGGTTTTTCAGTTATCAGTTATCAGTTATCAGTGAGCAGTTATCAGTTTATCTTCCCCTTCTCCCCCCTCTTCCTTGTCCCTCAAGTCTCCCAGTCCCCAGTCTCCCAATCCCCAATCCCCAATCCCCAATCCCCCACAAATCAAAAAATTGTGTTATGGTATTCAAAGGTTATCAAAAATAACCCATCGTCTAGAGAATCAGACCGTTCAGGCGTAAAAGGAGGTGATGCCCATGAATGATAGTAGTAAAAGCATGGGTCTCCTGATTGAAGTAAATCGGCTGTGTGCCGGGGCTGTTCTCTAACAGCTAGTTTCAACCTCCATTGCTTCTCTGGAACAATAGAGGAAAAAGTAGTTAATAACTGCTTTAAGTAAACTGGCTTGCGGGGTTCCTCCCGGCAGTCAGATTTCAATCAGAAGACCCCCTAGACCGCTCTCATCTAACAGTGTCCTCGAATTATCGAAGCACTACTAAGGTGAGAGCGGATAGTTTTTTTTGAGGTATTTCTGTTGGATTAGAAAAAAAAATTATGTATACTAGCGGACAATGATAGTCTATTGCATAATTTATCTTAGAAGTTGCGGTGGGCAGTCGTAACTATAAAACGCTTCCATCTTCAGTATGAGAAGAATCTCTCATTTTCAATGAGAGAGTGTCAACAAAAAGAAAACTCCCGTCTTTTTGAGAGGAAAGCGTGATGCAGCCAAAAAATTAGTTGTAGACCCGCCAAGCTCACAAGAAGACTTGACTCTGTGAGTAGCAGAGTAGAAAAAAGGGGATTTTCTAGCGAACAGTAAAAACGCACTGGACGAAAATCCTGGGAAAAAACAAGAAAATTGGTCTGCTGAAGGCGGACTGCTGCCTGGGTTCAGCTTAAAGCTGATAAAGGTTCTCCCGAACCAGAGAGGTAGGTAAAACTTTCTTTACTTTCTCAAAAAGGATGCCAATCCTCAAAGAAGGTATTGCATTGCCCGCGAGACAGGAAGCCTAGCCCGAAGAAAGGGATTGGGTACTTCAACAATCAGAAGGTGTGAGGAGAAGTTACAAATGTCAAAATTACTTTGGAAATCGCTGCTAGTGAATCCAATAGGAATATTAGGGGCAACACTAATGTTGTCATCCGCAGCGATCGCCGCAGAAAATACAACTTCTGCTGAAATAGTCCAGCCCCAGACAACAGCAACACAAGAAATAGCGGCTGCTGAAACAATTCAGGACTCAGTTAGTGCTAGTTCCATAGAACTGCCAGAGTTAGCAGTTACCGAAGATAGTTCATCTCCAGCAACAGAATTGAATTTTGCTGTTACCGAAGAAAAACCTGTTGCTCAAGTACCTCCGGCGATTAATTCTGGGGAAAATTACCAAGATTTATTAGACCAACTCGATCGCTACGGCAACGAAGGCAGAGGTAACTCAATCGACCAAATTACCAACGTCAATCAGTTGCGAGACGTTTCTCCTAGCGATTGGGCTTACGAAGCATTGCGGAACTTGGTCAATAACTACGGGTGTATCCAAGGCTATCCAGACGGAACTTATCGCGGTAACAGAGCTTTAACTCGCTACGAATTTGCCGCAGGTTTAAATGCTTGTTTGGAGGTTTTAGCAGCACGAATTCGTGAAAGCGGCGGCGGAGTAGTAACTCCCCCACCCATTGACGAAGAAGACTTAATCGTTCTGCGACGACTGATTCAAGAATTTGAAGCTGAATTAGCTACGTTAGGAACTAGGGTAGACGACCTCGAAGCCCGTGTAGCCTTCTTAGAAGACAACCAGTTCTCGACAACTACCAAGTTAAATGGTGAAGTAATCTTCGCGCTTACTGATACTTTCTACGACGATCGCTCGTCGAACAACACAGTTCTGGGCGACAGGGTACGTTTAGACTTTGTTACCAGTTTCACAGGTCGCGATGAACTACATACCCGTCTGGCAACTGGAAACTTAAACACTTTCAATGTTGAGGGTACTAACTCAGCTACAGCAACTCAGACTTTTAACTTAGGAGCTAATGGTAATGATGTTGTGGTAGATTGGGCAGCTTACTACTTCCCTCTGTTTGGCGATTCCCAAGGATATTTGGCTGCTGCGGGCGGTATTCATAGCGACTACGCACCAACGCTAAATCCTTACTTTGAAGACTTTGATGGTGGTGACGGGGCGCTTTCTACCTTCGCTAGTGAAAACCCGATCTACAGAATTGGTGGTGGTGCAGGTGCAGCGATTAGCTTTGCTTTTTCACCGTTAGAAAGCATTCTCGGACCTTCGACAGTAACTATTGGTTACTTAGCAGGAACAGCCGATAATCCTGGTGAAGATACAGGTTTGTTCAATGGTAGCTTTGCTGCTCTCGGACAAATCAACTTTAACCTCAGCGATCGCTTTGGGCTGGGTCTGACTTACGTCCACGGTTATCACAATGCCTTTAGTGCTATCTTTGGTGCAGGCGCTCCTGGAGATGCTTCCCGATTTTCATACAGTTCAGGGATAGTAGGTACTCCCGCAGCGAATAATATTGGTAATGGTCGCCCGGTTGTAACTAATAGTTATGGTGCAGAGGTAGCTTTCCGACTCAGCGATCGCATCTCAATTAGCGGCTTTGCTACTTACACCGACGCAATTGTTATCGGTCGCGGTGATGGCGAAATTTGGACTTATGGCGGCGGTATTGCCTTCCCCGACTTCATTAAAGAAGGAAGTGTTTTAGGTATCTTCGCTGGGGTACAACCTTATGTACACGAACTGGATGGTTTAGGCTTAGATGATGCAGGTGACGAACTACCTCTCCACATCGAAGGTTTCTATAAGTACCAATTAACCGACAATATCAGCCTCACTCCTGGTGTCATTTGGCAACGCGCCCCGAACGAAGAAGAAAGGGATGTACTGATTGGTACTATCAGAACTACTTTCAATTTCTAGAGTTTCTGATTCGGCTGTACAATGTGCGCCTTAATTTAAAAGCATCAGAAACGGGAAATCGTTTTTTTTGATTGCTGGAAGCTTTTTTCTACCCCGCTTGAGGTGGGGTAGATTTTTTTGCTTCGTGGAGCGCTTTTTTCTCAAACAAGGTAATCCTGATAGCTTCAAAATGCCATCGTGATAGTTTCTAAATGTCATCGTGATAGTTTCTAAATGTCATCGTGATAGTTTCTAAATGTCATCGTGATAGTTTCTAAATGTCATCCTTCGCTTCGCGAAGGATGACAGAAATTACCAGCTAAATGAGGGATTACAAGTAGATTTGAGAAGTACGAGATTTGCTGGGATTGCTGACGCTACGAGGTTAATCGCCCAAAATACCGATTAAACCAGCAAAACCCCAGTGGAGAACCGGGGTATACTAAAGAAAGTAGCCCCTAAGAAAAAAATCTAAATCTGTGGAACTTACTTGTAAAACAGAATACGCTTTGCTTGCTCTAATCGAGTTAACCGATCGCTATCCCCAAGGAGAACCCCTGCAAATTCGAGAAA
It encodes the following:
- a CDS encoding iron uptake porin, with protein sequence MSKLLWKSLLVNPIGILGATLMLSSAAIAAENTTSAEIVQPQTTATQEIAAAETIQDSVSASSIELPELAVTEDSSSPATELNFAVTEEKPVAQVPPAINSGENYQDLLDQLDRYGNEGRGNSIDQITNVNQLRDVSPSDWAYEALRNLVNNYGCIQGYPDGTYRGNRALTRYEFAAGLNACLEVLAARIRESGGGVVTPPPIDEEDLIVLRRLIQEFEAELATLGTRVDDLEARVAFLEDNQFSTTTKLNGEVIFALTDTFYDDRSSNNTVLGDRVRLDFVTSFTGRDELHTRLATGNLNTFNVEGTNSATATQTFNLGANGNDVVVDWAAYYFPLFGDSQGYLAAAGGIHSDYAPTLNPYFEDFDGGDGALSTFASENPIYRIGGGAGAAISFAFSPLESILGPSTVTIGYLAGTADNPGEDTGLFNGSFAALGQINFNLSDRFGLGLTYVHGYHNAFSAIFGAGAPGDASRFSYSSGIVGTPAANNIGNGRPVVTNSYGAEVAFRLSDRISISGFATYTDAIVIGRGDGEIWTYGGGIAFPDFIKEGSVLGIFAGVQPYVHELDGLGLDDAGDELPLHIEGFYKYQLTDNISLTPGVIWQRAPNEEERDVLIGTIRTTFNF